DNA sequence from the Blastomonas fulva genome:
AACGCGACGGGCTCAAGGTCGGCGGGCACCAGGCAAGCTGCGCATCGATGACTGCGATCATGGCGGCGCTGTATTTCCATGCTCTGCGCCCGCAGGACAAAGTCGCGGTCAAGCCGCATGCCGGGCCCGTGCTCCACGCCATCCATTATCTGCTGGACGAGCAGACCCGCGAGAAGATGGAGCGCTTCCGCGGGCTTGGCGGGGTACAGAGTTACCCCTCGCGCACCAAGGACAGCATCCCGGTGGATTTTTCGACCGGATCGGTGGGCCTTGGGGTTGCGGTCACCGCCTTTTCGTCGCTGGTGCAGGATTATCTAATCGCGCACGGCCAGATGCGCGAGGAGCAATCGGGCCGGATGATCGCGCTGATGGGCGATGCCGAGCTCGACGAGGGCAATATCTACGAATGCCTGATCGAGGGCTACAAGCACGATCTGCGCAACTGCTGGTGGGTGGTCGATTACAACCGCCAGTCGCTCGATGCGACCACCGCTGACCGCATGTTCCGCCGCTTCGACGATATCTTCGAGACCTGCGGCTGGCGCGTCGTCACGCTCAAGCACGGCAAGCTGCAGCGCGCCGCGTTCAAGCGCCCCGGCGGCAAGGCGCTGGAGGACTGGATCGAGACTTGCCCCAACGCCGATTTTGCCGCCCTGACCTATCTCGGCGGAGCGGCGTGGCGCGAGCGGCTGATGCACGACATCGGCAAGAAGCGCGGCGTGGCCGACCTGCTCGGATCGTTCGACGATGCCGAGCTTGCCCGGCTGATGACCAATCTGGGCGGGCATTGCATCGAAACCCTGCTGGACGCGTTCGACAGCATGGATGACGAGCGGCCCACGCTGCTGATCGCCTATACCGTCAAGGGCTATGGCCTCCCGCTCGCGGGGCACAAGGACAACCATTCGGGCATGATGAACACCGGCCAGATCGAAAGCCTGCGCGATGATCTGGCAATCGCGCCAGGCGAGGAATGGGGCAAATGGTCGGGCCTGGGCGACAATCTTGCGGCCACGCTGCAGGCGTTCGTCGACAGCAGCCCGATCGCCCGCAAACAGGCCGAGCATGCCGCGCCTGCGATCCCCCTCCCCGATCGTCTGCCCGTACCCGAAGGTGCGGAGCAATCGACGCAGGCGGCGTTCGGCAAGGTATTGCACGACCTTGCCAAGTCGAGCGAGCCGCTCGCAGACCGGCTTGTCACCACCGCGCCCGACGTTACGCAGACCACGAACCTTGGCGCGTTCGTCAACCAGCGCGGGCTGTTCCGGCGGCAGGAGCTCGCCGATGTGTTCCAGCGGGTGAAGATCCCCAGCGCGCAGAAATGGTCGGCTC
Encoded proteins:
- a CDS encoding transketolase encodes the protein MPTLPLPLAADTPVQHSRAETVELLTQIEQRLRWLSSWMIHNANTLREKRDGLKVGGHQASCASMTAIMAALYFHALRPQDKVAVKPHAGPVLHAIHYLLDEQTREKMERFRGLGGVQSYPSRTKDSIPVDFSTGSVGLGVAVTAFSSLVQDYLIAHGQMREEQSGRMIALMGDAELDEGNIYECLIEGYKHDLRNCWWVVDYNRQSLDATTADRMFRRFDDIFETCGWRVVTLKHGKLQRAAFKRPGGKALEDWIETCPNADFAALTYLGGAAWRERLMHDIGKKRGVADLLGSFDDAELARLMTNLGGHCIETLLDAFDSMDDERPTLLIAYTVKGYGLPLAGHKDNHSGMMNTGQIESLRDDLAIAPGEEWGKWSGLGDNLAATLQAFVDSSPIARKQAEHAAPAIPLPDRLPVPEGAEQSTQAAFGKVLHDLAKSSEPLADRLVTTAPDVTQTTNLGAFVNQRGLFRRQELADVFQRVKIPSAQKWSAHRAGQHIELGIAENNFFLALAALGLAAPHFGTRLMPVGTVYDPFIARGLDALNYGCYQDSRFLLVGTPSGITLAGEGGAHQSINTPLIGMGQPGLESFEPAFADEVALMMCWAFRHMQADGGSSVYLRLTTRVIEQVARDSSAWEEDAIAGAYWLREPAGPAEAAIAFCGAVAPEAMAAWEALSDDIPGLGLLAVTSPDRLHRDWSAQRAARWTGKAQGPSHIERLLGALGPDAGLVTVLDGSPSALSWLGGVHGHRVSPLGTDRFGQTGDLPDLYRTYRLDNEAIIDAMADLLLQRG